One segment of Podospora pseudopauciseta strain CBS 411.78 chromosome 5 map unlocalized CBS411.78m_5.2, whole genome shotgun sequence DNA contains the following:
- the TGL5 gene encoding Lipase 5 (COG:I; EggNog:ENOG503NU26), producing the protein MTDLLVHGPPIIQVNTVEDGKLKASKRPRPRPAPLKLKKKTSPSHSYIPPLTKIVRDASNLVLSWRDGLTESEREDKRRTEERMQILAARMHSATSLRDWNAAAKELDALEGNDEWKLDDASGDYHPQLIRLKLKELDAARIDCDISTMMYLIRTALSRDLGGMGNIDLYRHSYIGTKSLIERYVDSAVKTIEALVEKSAYSIPAGMEPQDLLEGMLYARQSFGRSALLLSGGATFGMSHIGVLKALYESKLLPRIISGASAGSIVCAVLCTRKDEEIPALVEAFPYGDLGVFEGEKDGLPDHIRRLLTEGCWADISNLTRVMRSWLGDVTFQEAYNRTRRICNICVSSASIYELPRLLNYITAPNVMIWSAVAASCSVPLVFQAASLLVKDPATGAHVPWNPTPQHWIDGSVDNDLPMTRLAEMFNVNHFIVSQVNPHIVPFLSKDDRLYPATTPGKLRQQKESPDSGAWLDTLTTLAKEETLHRLQFMTELGIFPNLFTKLRCILSQKYSGDITILPETAVHDLPLILKNPTPDFMMRNCLIGERATWPKLSRIRDRLAIELALDQAVHNLRARVVFSKSQVELRRLVGVSEPQGPTRRTLHSRGKSVELTTGGYARSSYTPRDQEPSSGEATPVRAWDKRRRSSGGSIQLLAARHEKLFQNMQDMEDEWTDKESEEDERLEMSLRGRNRMHRAGTRRPGSKTRATSRPRTRSKPGLKRASQSHGSLRAGRPVHHDYFHSPGIPLYDFAKPLSPSHAGDDSAVAMEDFNVDDPHKESQVAITPVGIKIVRSSPPRNSHHSDADVDSDSDPYHSGSPRKDSVL; encoded by the exons ATGACGGACCTGCTCGTTCATGGCCCTCCCATTATTCAAGTCAACActgttgaggatggcaagCTCAAAGCGTCcaagaggccgaggccgaggccggcGCCGCTaaagctgaagaagaaaacatcACCTTCACACTCCTACATCCCACCATTAACCAAGATTGTCCGGGACGCTAGCAACCTTGTCTTATCATGGCGAGATGGCCTCACCGAGTCGGAACGCGAGGATAAGAGGCGgacggaggagaggatgcAGATTCTGGCAGCGCGCATGCACAGC GCTACTTCGCTGCGGGATTGGAACGCCGCTGCTAAAGAATTAGATGCGCTCGAAGGGAATGACGAATGGAAGCTCGACGATGCAAGTGGCGACTACCACCCCCAACTGATCCGactcaagctcaaggagtTGGATGCTGCCCGGATCGACTGTGATATCAGCACCATGATGTATCTCATCCGAACAGCCCTCTCGCGAGACCTTGGTGGAATGGGAAACATTGACTTGTACCGCCATTCGTACATTGGGACCAAGAGCCTCATCGAACGCTACGTGGACTCGGCCGTCAAAACGATCGAGGCACTGGTGGAGAAGAGTGCCTACTCGATCCCGGCCGGCATGGAACCCCAAGATTTGCTGGAGGGCATGCTCTACGCTCGACAGAGTTTCGGAAGGAGTGCTCTGCTCCTGAGCGGCGGAGCAACCTTTGGCATGTCCCACATCGGCGTCTTGAAGGCACTCTATGAATCCAAGTTGCTGCCGCGCATCATCTCGGGTGCTTCGGCTGGTTCAATTGTTTGTGCTGTTCTGTGTACACGCAAGGACGAAGAAATTCCCGCCTTGGTCGAGGCGTTCCCTTATGGAGACTTGGGCGTTTTCGAAGGCGAGAAGGACGGTCTTCCTGATCACATTCGACGACTCCTTACCGAAGGGTGCTGGGCCGACATATCGAACCTGACCAGGGTAATGCGCAGCTGGCTCGGTGACGTGACATTCCAAGAGGCCTACAACCGAACAAGAAGAATATGCAACATTTGCGTGTCTTCAGCTTCGATTTACGAGCTGCCTAGGCTACTCAACTACATCACGGCCCCTAATGTCATGATCTGGTCAGCCGTGGCAGCTTCGTGTTCGGTTCCTCTCGTCTTCCAGGCTGCTTCTTTGCTAGTCAAAGATCCAGCAACCGGTGCCCATGTGCCCTGGaacccaacaccacaacacTGGATTGATGGCTCGGTGGACAATGACCTGCCCATGACCCGACTTGCCGAGATGTTCAACGTCAACCATTTCATCGTCTCACAGGTCAACCCACATATCgttcctttcctttccaagGACGACCGTCTTTATCCGGCGACAACCCCAGGAAAGCTTCGTCAGCAGAAAGAATCCCCAGACAGCGGGGCCTGGTTAGACACGCTCACAACACTGGCCAAGGAGGAAACACTCCACAGACTCCAGTTCATGACAGAGTTGGGCATCTTTCCCAACCTGTTTACCAAATTGCGCTGCATTTTAAGCCAGAAGTACTCGGGGGATATCACCATTCTTCCCGAGACGGCTGTGCATGACTTGCCTCTGATCTTGAAGAACCCCACACCGGACTTCATGATGCGCAACTGCCTGATTGGTGAGAGGGCAACCTGGCCTAAACTCAGCCGCATCCGTGATCGACTGGCTATTGAGCTGGCGCTGGACCAGGCCGTTCACAACCTGAGGGCCCGGGTGGTGTTCAGCAAGAGCCAGGTAGAGCTTCGTCGTCTTGTGGGAGTCTCAGAGCCGCAGGGCCCGACGAGAAGAACACTTCACAGCAGAGGTAAAAGTGTTGAGCTCACGACCGGAGGCTATGCACGTTCTAGTTATACGCCTCGTGACCAAGAGCCATCATCTGGCGAAGCGACTCCTGTAAGAGCTTGGGACAAAAGACGCCGCAGTTCTGGCGGTAGCATCCAACTGCTGGCGGCCAGACACGAGAAGCTTTTCCAGAATATGCAGGATATGGAGGACGAGTGGACGGACAAAGAGTCGGAAGAGGATGAAAGACTAGAGATGAGCCTTCGTGGCCGGAACAGGATGCACCGGGCCGGTACACGACGTCCTGGTAGCAAAACACGTGCTACCAGCAGACCCCGTACGAGGAGCAAGCCAGGACTCAAGCGTGCTAGCCAGAGCCACGGTAGCTTGCGTGCTGGACGGCCCGTACATCACGATTACTTCCATTCGCCCGGGATACCATTGTATGACTTCGCAAAGCCTCTATCCCCAAGTCATGCGGGAGACGACTCGGCAGTGGCAATGGAGGATTTCAACGTTGACGACCCGCACAAAGAATCGCAGGTGGCTATTACCCCGGTCGGCATCAAGATCGTGagatcctcccctccaagaaACAGTCATCATTCAGATGCGGATGTCGACAGCGATTCGGACCCCTATCACAGCGGCTCACCACGAAAAGACTCTGTGCTATAG
- a CDS encoding uncharacterized protein (EggNog:ENOG503P1T1), with translation MLPEPNITFTVPSLHDALDIDCRVYHPESLAPTSDAAQWKKHAAIFAHPYAPLGGSFDDPVVGIVASALLRMGFLVTTFNFRGAHGSAGKTSWTGKAEQADYKSVIGFVTHYVHCLNPYPHITLRRSHSEVRENEVELEGRVAAKIQLQPPTPEPTLMEATPLSAASTKPVLLMGGYSYGSMITAQLPEIEPVMALFETPENGTPAAEIRLRAEHLAEKQNTTLADLRADFVDRQHAGSPRRTGGLRVGGIEDIHRPHEPRRSLSVELEERIRHGIEELMAKTKKGPKASQLTEIRDGDGPNSTRDAACSTLKHAGTDHLPPIIGRTQYRPAYLLVSPLQGIVTNFIAMSVPTPISSLARKAWNRLPAKPGKKPAMSPEAPKPIVDNPENKLTQHDSLVVYGDNDVFTPVRKLRAWTARLQAVPNSKFRGVEVYSATHFWAQAKVAQTLRDAVIVFAQSLLAET, from the exons ATGCTGCCAGAACCCAACATCACCTTTACGGTGCCGAGTCTCCACGACGCCCTCGACATCGACTGTCGTGTCTACCACCCCGAGTCACTCGCGCCCACGTCTGATGCCGCCCAATGGAAGAAACACGCCGCCATCTTTGCACATCCCTATGCACCTCTGGGCGGCAGCTTCGATGATCCCGTAGTGGGAATCGTTGCAAGTGCCCTTTTGCGGATGGGCTTCTTGGTTACGACCTTCAATTTCAGAGGGGCTCATGGATCGGCTGGAAAGACTTCCTGGACGGGAAAGGCAGAACAGGCCGACTACAAGTCAGTGATAGGCTTCGTCACCCATTACGTTCATTGCCTGAACCCATATCCGCATATTACTCTCCGACGGTCCCATTCTGAAGTTCGCGAGAACGAGGTCGAACTGGAAGGCAGAGTTGCAGCCAAGATTCAGCTTCAGCCGCCCACTCCTGAGCCAACATTGATGGAAGCAACCCCTCTTTCTGCTGCCAGCACGAAGCCTGTTCTTTTGATGGGCGGTTATTCGTACGGCTCTATGATCACTGCTCAACTACCGGAAATCGAACCGGTTATGGCTTTATTTGAGACACCTGAAAACGGAACGCCGGCTGCTGAGATCCGATTGAGGGCAGAGCATCTCGCCGAGAAGCAGAACACAACTTTGGCTGACCTGCGCGCCGACTTTGTGGACCGCCAGCACGCCGGATCGCCGCGGCGGACTGGGGGGCTCCGTGTTGGCGGCATCGAGGATATTCATAGGCCCCATGAGCCGCGACGTTCACTGTCCGTCGAGCTTGAGGAGAGAATACGGCACGGGATTGAAGAGCTCATGGCCAAAACCAAGAAAGGACCCAAGGCATCCCAACTGACCGAGATTAGGGACGGTGATGGTCCAAATTCCACTCGTGATGCAGCCTGTTCAACCTTGAAGCATGCCGGTACAGATCACCTGCCCCCTATCATAGGACGAACTCAGTATCGACCGGCATATCTTCTGGTGTCACCTCTTCAGGGCATAGTTACAAACTTCATTGCCATGTCGGTCCCTACGCCAATTTCCAGCCTTGCTCGGAAGGCCTGGAATCGGCTCCCAGCCAAGCCTGGCAAAAAACCTGCTATGTCGCCAGAAGCTCCAAAGCCAATTG TAGACAACCCGGAGAATAAGTTGACCCAACATGACAGTCTGGTAGTATACGGCGACAACGATGTCTTTACGCCCGTCCGAAAGCTCAGGGCTTGGACTGCCCGGTTGCAGGCGGTACCCAACTCCAAGTTTCGAGGTGTTGAGGTGTACAGTGCAACGCACTTCTGGGCACAAGCGAAGGTCGCCCAAACCTTGCGCGATGCTGTCATCGTGTTTGCCCAGTCTCTGCTCGCTGAAACATGA
- a CDS encoding uncharacterized protein (EggNog:ENOG503NZ98; COG:V; MEROPS:MER0034961), with amino-acid sequence MSSDQKLSLDADYARAIAPYASYVPPVPTDAESLRKQNDFMINTVMSLFPCPARSRVAETELSYKSADGTELKLHRFDPPASSSTPAPAGRPCVLYLHGGGFVSGSVTSFRKDIIRYAAETRLTFYAPAYRLSPEAPFPKPLEDAYAALEFLRDNAQEQNIDPKRIGVMGISAGGGLAAGLALEARDKKFVPAIKKLVLIYPMLDDRTRIGEDHPLNEYLTWTNKKNEIGWRAYLGGAGARTVSSPDASVYAAPARAEDLSGLPPTYLDVGGLDLFKDEVNAFGAKLLAGKVDVEFHLYPGVPHAWEWLSHECPVTQKAVNNRIFALRSL; translated from the coding sequence ATGTCTTCCGACCAAAAGCTCAGTCTTGACGCCGACTATGCCAGGGCCATAGCACCCTATGCATCATATGTACCACCCGTCCCAACTGACGCTGAATCACTCCGCAAGCAGAATGATTTCATGATCAACACCGTCATGAGCCTCTTCCCCTGCCCGGCGAGAAGCAGAGTTGCCGAAACAGAACTCTCATACAAGTCGGCCGACGGCACTGAGCTCAAACTCCACCGCTTCGACCCCCCAGcatcttcatcaacaccGGCACCAGCTGGACGTCCTTGCGTCCTCTATCTCCATGGAGGTGGCTTTGTCTCCGGCTCGGTTACATCCTTCAGAAAAGACATCATCCGCTATGCGGCCGAGACAAGGCTGACCTTCTATGCTCCCGCTTATCGGCTCTCTCCCGAGGCCCCTTTCCCAAAACCGCTGGAAGATGCCTACGCTGCCTTGGAGTTCCTCCGCGACAATGCACAAGAACAGAACATCGATCCAAAGAGAATTGGTGTTATGGGAATCAGCGCCGGGGGTGGTCTGGCCGCTGGCTTGGCACTCGAGGCTCGCGATAAGAAGTTTGTGcccgccatcaagaagctggtGTTGATATACCCCATGCTCGATGACAGAACGCGCATCGGGGAGGACCATCCGCTGAACGAGTATCTGACATGGACAAACAAAAAGAACGAAATCGGCTGGCGGGCTTATTTGGGCGGTGCCGGTGCCAGAACTGTGAGTAGTCCTGACGCGAGCGTGTATGCAGCGCCGGCAAGGGCTGAGGATCTGTCTGGGTTGCCGCCGACTTATCTTGATGTTGGAGGGTTGGACTTGTTCAAAGACGAGGTGAATGCCTTTGGCGCCAAGCTGCTCGCGGGCAAGGTGGACGTCGAGTTCCATCTCTATCCAGGCGTGCCCCATGCTTGGGAGTGGTTGAGCCATGAGTGCCCTGTGACGCAGAAGGCAGTGAACAACAGAATCTTCGCACTCCGTAGTTTGTAG
- a CDS encoding uncharacterized protein (COG:S; EggNog:ENOG503NYCV): MKWLALSALIAPSQAALRFGCSTLTIQRLDPLVEPGALPSAHLHQIVGGDAFNASMSGDIGEQGTCTTCTFSEDFSNYWTAVMFFKHPNGTYKRVPIMQNTALPNGINGGMTVYYTQQDFNSNGNVKITSFPPGFRMVVGNPTTTSLSGSRANVGLKFVCLENKGTRFPELSDFPTKPCRGGIMTVHHFPACWDGKNVDSPDHQSHMYNTGKEAFQNAGPCPASHPVRMPQVAYETLWDTTQFNSMWPSGGANPFTLSYTDSKGYGTHADYLFGWKGDSLQRAMDHSCMFNACENGRPLKSQNVAAMNRCTIKKIVNEDTGDNWIKAMPGQTAAS, encoded by the exons atgaAGTGGCTTGCTCTTTCTGCGCTCATCGCGCCCTCCCAAGCTGCGTTGCGCTTCGGATGCTCGACCTTGACCATCCAACGTCTCGACCCCCTCGTTGAGCCTGGCGCGCTTCCTTCAgctcatcttcaccaaatcgtcggtggtgatgcctTCAACGCCTCGATGAGCGGTGACATTGGTGAGCAGGGAACTTGCACGACCTGCACCTTTAGCGAGGACTTTTCCAACTACTGGACCGCCGTCATGTTCTTCAAGCACCCCAACGGCACCTACAAGCGTGTCCCCATCATGCAGAACACAGCACTGCCCAACGGCATCAACGGTGGTATGACCGTCTATTACACCCAGCAGGACTTCAACTCGAACGGCAATGTCAAGATCACGTCGTTCCCGCCC GGCTTCCGCATGGTCGTCggcaacccaaccaccacctccctcagcgGCTCCCGCGCCAACGTCGGCCTCAAGTTCGTATGCCTTGAGAACAAGGGCACCCGCTTCCCCGAGCTCTCCGACTTCCCAACCAAGCCCTGCAGAGGCGGCATCATGACAGTCCACCATTTCCCAGC CTGCTGGGACGGCAAAAACGTCGACTCCCCCGACCACCAATCACACATGTACAACACCGGCAAGGAAGCCTTCCAAAATGCCGGCCCCTGCCCCGCCTCCCACCCCGTCCGCATGCCCCAGGTCGCCTACGAGACCCTCTGGGACACGACTCAGTTCAACAGCATGTGGCCCTCTGGCGGcgccaaccccttcaccctctcctacACCGACTCCAAGGGCTACGGCACCCACGCCGACTACCTCTTCGGCTGGAAGGGCGACTCCCTCCAGAGAGCCATGGACCACTCGTGCATGTTCAACGCGTGCGAGAACGGCCGGCCGCTCAAGTCGCAGAATGTCGCCGCGATGAACAGGTgcaccatcaagaagattgtGAATGAGGATACCGGTGATAACT GGATCAAGGCTATGCCCGGCCAGACTGCTGCCAGCTAA
- a CDS encoding uncharacterized protein (EggNog:ENOG503NUX8; COG:Q), translating to MGFFDSLSPRAVATSALLLTSFAQDALARPNPDPKAPWVKNTGLGKKKMANHLKRAIMGDRRAIETPFCSETLATEIKAPKPNVWGPLVDVEVASVVEWLFAQADLNLTVTEEAGGWDNTIQLVEAMWPNKTDVLAFVDGDGPAPTKYAHVVLNNRATETPHYADIIVGPLPLDNATAKWEPLEYPYTKQNGGKVRNLDADSDRLYSEWLFKIGASVADITLDLWNGTAMGLENDTLSIWGIDPLWQDDGEIIRWDTFWNIPTGDFDDMTLFPLGLYFSSEVSGRDPSKWELRGWLYNSVFYATTEEFRAAYWSEDFVKNGPNVDGDWARTDKNGETPEMDKAQGPVIVAPAGARFAVDHKEKYVEWMDWSFYVGFNRDTGPGLFDIRYKGERLVYELSLQEALAHYAGNDPMNSGTAYLDSFYGFGPYTFELVKGYDCPAYATYMNTSFYVNEETRTHIDSLCLFEYVADYPMQRHTTSDYVSVTKNTYFVIRSIATIGNYDYQQSFSFFMDGSFAVEVRASGYIQSAYFAGNEDYGFKIHDNLSGSMHDHVLNFKADFDVLGTNNSIELMSMVPVSRSYPWSAGKVRNTMALERKFIETEDESRFNWGPNSATQVLIVNENERNKHGEMRGYRVLPYMGTAHLTVQNSTNLGVAAQWANHDVQITKYKDSEQKAYHAFNTQDVHDPPVNFDKYFDGESVRNEDIVLWLNLGMHHVPHTGDLPNTVQTTAHSGIQFMPSNYFNIDQSRRTVNQVRINYFNGSAEVEEFGQFKAGSSESTCSTCKLNYTPLEPEHQGYKGDVVIRKFPFDPNNPFYATSGI from the exons ATGGGCTTCTTCGACAGCCTGAGCCCTCGGGCCGTGGCTACctctgccctcctcctcacctccttcgcCCAAGATGCCCTCGCTCGCCCCAACCCCGACCCCAAGGCTCCTTGGGTGAAGAACACTGGCttgggcaagaagaagatggccaaCCACCTCAAGCGTGCCATCATGGGCGACAGGAGAGCTATCGAGACGCCCTTCTGCTCCGAGACATTGGCCACCGAGATCAAGGCCCCCAAGCCGAACGTTTGGGGCCCTCTGGTGGACGTCGAGGTTGCTTCTGTTGTTGAGTGGCTTTTCGCCCAGGCCGATCTCAACCTGACCGTCACGGAAGAAGCGGGTGGATGGGATAACACCAT TCAACTTGTCGAAGCCATGTGGCCAAACAAGACTGATGTTCTTGCCTTCGTGGATGGCGATGGCCCTGCGCCGACCAAGTACGCCCACGTCGTTCTCAACAACCGTGCGACGGAAACCCCCCATTACGCTGATATCATCGTTGGACCCTTGCCCCTTGACAATGCTACTGCCAAGTGGGAGCCCCTCGAGTATCCCTACACGAAGCAGAACGGTGGCAAGGTGCGCAACCTCGATGCCGATTCCGACCGCCTCTACTCGGAGTGGCTCTTCAAGATCGGTGCCTCCGTCGCCGACATCACGCTCGATCTGTGGAACGGCACGGCCATGGGCTTGGAGAACGacaccctctccatctgGGGCATTGACCCTCTCTGGCAGGATGACGGCGAAATCATTCGCTGGGACACCTTCTGGAACATCCCTACTGGTGACTTTGATGACATGACTCTCTTTCCCCTTGGCCTCTACTTCAGCAGCGAAGTCAGCGGCAGAGACCCCAGCAAGTGGGAGCTTCGTGGGTGGCTGTACAACAGCGTTTTCTATGCCACTACTGAGGAGTTCCGTGCTGCCTACTGGTCTGAGGACTTCGTCAAGAACGGGCCCAACGTCGATGGCGACTGGGCTAGAACTGACAAGAACGGAGAAACCCCTGAGATGGACAAGGCCCAGGGCCCCGTCATTGTTGCTCCCGCTGGCGCTCGTTTTGCCGTTGACCACAAGGAGAAGTACGTCGAGTGGATGGACTGGAGCTTCTATGTCGGCTTCAACCGCGACACTGGTCCTGGTCTTTTCGACATCCGCTACAAGGGCGAGAGACTCGTCTATGAGCTGTCCCTCCAGGAGGCTTTGGCTCACTATGCTGGCAACGACCCCATGAACTCCGGCACCGCTTACCTCGACAGCTTCTACGGCTTCGGTCCTTACACTTTTGAGCTTGTCAAGGGATACGACTGCCCTGCCTACGCCACTTATATGAACACCTCGTTCTACGTCAATGAGGAGACTCGCACCCACATCGACAGTCTCTGCTTGTTCGAGTACGTGGCCGACTACCCGATGCAGAGACACACCACCTCGGACTACGTCTCGGTCACCAAGAACACCTACTTTGTGATCAGATCCATTGCCACCATTGGTAACTACGATTACCAGcagtccttctccttcttcatggATGGTTCTTTCGCCGTCGAGGTTCGCGCTTCTGGCTACATCCAAAGCGCCTACTTTGCTGGCAATGAGGACTACGGCTTCAAGATCCACGACAACCTCAGTGGTTCCATGCACGATCACGTTCTCAACTTCAAGGCCGATTTCGATGTTCTGGGCACCAACAACTCCATCGAGCTCATGAGCATGGTCCCAGTTTCCAGGTCCTACCCCTGGTCCGCTGGGAAGGTCCGCAACACCATGGCCCTTGAGCGCAAGTTCATCGAGACCGAGGATGAGTCCCGCTTCAACTGGGGCCCCAACTCGGCCACTCAGGTCTTGATCGTCAACGAGAACGAGAGGAACAAGCACGGCGAGATGCGCGGCTACCGTGTGCTCCCTTACATGGGCACTGCTCACTTGACTGTACAGAACAGCACCAACTTGGGCGTCGCTGCTCAGTGGGCCAACCACGACGTTCAGATCACCAAGTACAAGGATTCTGAGCAGAAGGCTTACCACGCCTTCAACACGCAGGATGTCCATGATCCTCCCGTCAACTTTGACAAGTACTTTGATGGAGAATCCGTCCGCAACGAGGACATTGTCCTGTGGCTGAACCTGGGCATGCACCACGTCCCCCACACGGGTGATCTCCCCAACACGGTGCAGACCACTGCCCACTCAGGCATCCAGTTCATGCCGTCCAACTACTTTAACATTGACCAGAGCAGACGTACTGTCAACCAGGTCCGCATCAACTACTTCAACGGCAgcgccgaggtggaggagtttggcCAGTTCAAGGCCGGCAGCTCCGAGAGCACTTGCAGCACCTGCAAGCTCAACTACACTCCTCTGGAGCCCGAGCACCAGGGCTATAAGGGCGATGTTGTCATTCGCAAGTTCCCCTTTGACCCCAACAACCCGTTCTATGCCACTTCTGGCATCTAA
- a CDS encoding uncharacterized protein (EggNog:ENOG503PN2G), with protein sequence MYLRCRSRNCIKRTIPTYAMRPTALGHHLFNLSSLVTPALNCSDTQTQIIPKLKPLSITPPFTCSISPSFTSAMTQITRHHSFPTRAPSSQATGVEDLIQVEPMPIGDDPLPPYSLNNDHPSSRDTALPRSDPKAPQVSVQPPREEVYNGPPRLHILAAAWGGVIVTPTIKSLIRTSPPPPHGVGCQILQLEMCNMHSLLQPDPASGTYKVLSLVYRYDGDEYPTVMNLPETIRPSLITIAKPSAVSQLGGANLGNGGYRATITQPWRSITSSSSSSGPKVEILAVFYGKKRIEHPAVLEELANYFEGRTRQIRMTNTFFRGDTWPYTIKSWTVYFRFVGSRAGVQVVTGWENQALEQPWTRD encoded by the exons ATGTACTTGAGATGTAGATCTCGCAATTGCATAAAGCGCACAATTCCAACTTATGCAATGCGCCCG ACAGCACTTGGGCACCACCTGTTCAACCTCAGCTCACTCGTGACTCCCGCCCTCAACTGCTCAGATACACAAACGCAAATTATTCCGAAGCTAAAACCGTTATCCATCACACCACCATTTACCTGCTCAATTTCACCATCGTTTACCTCAGCCATGACCCAGATCACTCGCCATCATAGCTTCCCCACCCGCGCACCTTCCAGTCAAGCCACGGGTGTTGAAGATTTGATCCAAGTCGAGCCTATGCCTATCGGAGATGACCCGCTTCCTCCTTACTCTCTCAACAATGATCACCCATCTTCCCGTGACACTGCCCTGCCTCGGTCCGACCCAAAAGCCCCTCAAGTGTCCGTCCAGCCACCACGAGAAGAGGTCTACAACGGTCCACCCCGGCTGCATATCCTCGCGGCTGCCTGGGGAGGCGTCATTGTGACGCCTACTATCAAGTCTCTCATCCGGACcagtcctccacctcctcatgGCGTTGGCTGTCAGATTCTACAGCTCGAGATGTGCAATATGCACAGTCTCCTCCAGCCAGACCCAGCTTCAGGCACCTACAAGGTTTTGAGTCTCGTATACCGATACGATGGCGACGAATATCCGACCGTTATGAATCTGCCCGAAACGATTCGCCCATCCCTTATCACCATCGCCAAACCCTCTGCCGTATCGCAACTCGGTGGTGCCAACCTTGGCAACGGTGGCTACCGAGCTACCATAACACAGCCGTGGCGGTCcatcacctcatcctcgtcttcatcagGTCCGAAGGTGGAGATTCTGGCTGTCTTTTACGGCAAGAAGCGCATCGAACATCCGGCCGTGCTGGAGGAGCTAGCAAACTACTTTGAGGGCCGTACGAGGCAGATACGGATGACCAACACATTCTTCCGCGGCGACACGTGGCCGTACACGATAAAATCCTGGACCGTGTACTTTCGCTTTGTGGGTTCCAGGGCGGGCGTGCAGGTGGTTACGGGGTGGGAAAACCAGGCTCTTGAGCAACCGTGGACTCGAGACTGA
- a CDS encoding uncharacterized protein (EggNog:ENOG503PR93), whose translation MALSVFTLVLLFLFSSQANAQHRRWEPSTFYKATRPLLTIPYYNKTYACFLATAEATTTSTKIPATRVSIIPIDPIWTTLPIASLTGDPFCINEAVPHEGIGNHCVCQNGETLSVIPFATGGNISDYQPCAYTTVYPDTATSTLSQTHITCTMRIL comes from the coding sequence ATGGCATTATCAGTGTTCACtttggttttgttgtttctcttttccagTCAGGCAAACGCACAGCATAGGAGATGGGAGCCATCGACGTTTTACAAAGCCACCCGTCCACTGCTTACTATCCCGTATTATAACAAGACCTACGCTTGCTTTCTGGCGACAGCAgaggcaacaacaacatcaacaaaaatACCAGCAACAAGAGTCTCGATCATTCCCATCGATCCGATCTGGACAACCCTTCCGATTGCGAGCTTGACAGGTGATCCTTTTTGCATCAACGAAGCGGTACCTCATGAAGGGATCGGGAATCATTGCGTTTGTCAGAACGGGGAGACTTTGAGCGTTATTCCGTTCGCGACGGGGGGTAATATTTCGGATTATCAACCCTGCGCCTACACGACCGTCTACCCGGATACAGCGACATCAACCCTCAGCCAGACTCATATCACTTGTACAATGAGAATTCTCTAG